From the Coffea eugenioides isolate CCC68of chromosome 1, Ceug_1.0, whole genome shotgun sequence genome, the window GTCATAGTTCTTCTCATTTGCCCTGTAAATGCTCTTGAAAGTGAGATGGACAGGTAAAGATGTTTAAGCAGCAGTCTCTGGCTTCTTTTATAGTCTAAGCCTATTACAAATTGGAATTTTGTTGGATTTACAAGACATTTGACATACATCTAAGCTGGTTGCTAAAATAACAGTGAAGCCAGTCACACTGTTTCTTAGTTATTtaaattgagaaaaagatgattctACCTGGATATTTCTTCATATAGGCGTGTTTTTAGTTAaaaattatcatttttgttCCATTAGTATCTTTCTCTTACCAGCCCAATTGGAATTTTGTTGGATCTATGATACATATCTGGAATAGATCTAAGCTGTTTGCTAACAGTACAGTGAAGTCAGTCTCGTGATTTCATAATAaagtaaattgaaaaaaaataatgatgatTTGGCCTTGACATCTCTTTGTATAGGTGCATGTTAGTTAAAAGTTATCATTTCTGTTCCATTAATATCTTTTTCTTACCAGCCCACTTTCCATTTGCCAACTTTTGCACGCTGTGAGCTTTAATCTAAACTTTTGCTAGCTGAGAAATGGCAATAGAAACTTCTGTGttaaatttcctttttgttAGATGGGTAGCTATGAAAGAAACTGAGGTACAAGATCTATTTAACTGGCTTGCCCTGGACTTTGAGAAGGCAGGTTTTATTAATGAACTTCTTACGTTGTGACAATGTAATATAGAAACAGTTAATTGAATTTTTACGTGGTGCCGGATAAATAGAAAACTCTTTTGAGTTAAACTTTTCACATGGTGATATTTATCTATCTTGCTCAGATCTAATTGCACAGATTTTTCTTACAACAAAAGGTAATTTGCTGTATAAAGGTTTTCCATGAACTGTTTGAATGGATGCCTTTATTGGTTTGACATGCCTGTAAATGTGAATTGTTTCCAGCTGATTACTTATTCTGTTCTCTTGGCATGTGATACATATTATTCTGCAGGCATCAAAATATCTCATTGGAGATGCTTCTGAAGCTGGTCAGAGTATTTGGGTCAGTAATATATTCTTCTATATCAGCACCTTCATCCGTAGGAGTGGATATTGAGGCAGAGCAAAGGTGTGATTCAATATCTCAAAACATCTCTTATTATCCGTATTATCTGAAGTCTCCTAATTCTGAGACTCTTGTTGGGTTGGTGCAAAAGGTTGGAACGCTGCAATACATGCTTTGTTGAGCTTGAAAAGGTTAAGCGTTGCTTGCCTGTACTTTGCAGGTGATTGTTCTCTCCCTAAATTGCTGTTCTCAATGTACGCACATGATGAtttctttgttgcttatttgtTTTGGGGTTTTCCAGAAGAGGTGGTTCAATTGCCAAGTCGGCACACGAGTTAAATCTAGCACTTCAAGAAGTTTAGTTTCATGAGGAAAGTGTGTATTGATTGAGTAgtttagttgcaaatattggattGACACCTAACATGTTTCTCCAAGAAGACTGTGGGACTTGATCGCAGTCGTGCCAAGTGGAGGCTGCTAATTCATTCATTTAACTCAAGGTTGAAAGCTGAGTGAGAAATGGCCTTTTGCTTTCATCTGCTTGAACAGATATTGCGCCCCATCAACTTGACCTGGTGGAGAATGCTTAGGTCTAATTCTTGGCTAACCCAATATCATGAAATGCTAATCTTTAGTTGTAGGCTTATTGGATAAATCATGTATTGCTGTAATGTAGTTAGGTAGTAGCAAATAGATGTAGTTAGGTAGTAGCAAATAGATGTGGAACAATTTATGTTATGATTTGTATTTCGTGGTGTATTATTGGTTACTTGCAGCATAGTAATTATTCTGGTACAAGTTAATGCATTGCTTGTACTCATTATTAGGTGGTCCCTAAGCAATTTGTAGTGATCATCCATGCATCATAACAAAAATACATCTTTTGCATACCATTCTATTATTTCTCTGATTTCagatttttcttggttttattgTACAGGTTTGGGGTGAACTTGTGGATTGCTTTTGGCTCATACTGAAGAACTCTTCTATTTTGATATCATCGATCTCTAGTATTTTGTTGACCATGGAATTAAAGTCCATCTTTTGGTTTTAGCATATGTTAGGTATATGGCAGTTATCTAGGGAGAAATAGCAATGTTTATATTGGTTTCAAATCATGGAATGTGATGATATGTAAATGTTTGACATAGTTAACTTTTGTGGTTTGACATATTATGGTTGCCTACTAATGATAATTTGTGAAGTTTTGGTTGATATTTTGCTTGCatacttttatattttgattgGATGGAGTGTCTAAATAGATGATATGCGATGGTTTAGTCAGgagttttaatttttcttgaaattgggCTTGTTGGCAGGGAGATTTCGTCCATTTGTAAGGGGAAGCTctgctaaaattttttttaaaataaaataaaaaattattattcaaaaaaaagaTACGGTCATTGTTGTCACTAAAATTGCTGGGCTTAAAAAGGCTGAATGGTCAAAttagaaattaatatattatagtGATGCAGCTGTCGTCAGGAAAAATGATATTGCATTGTCATTAAAGTTTCCCCACAAGTTTCAATGTAGGACTTTTCTTGACAATCAAAAATTTAGTGACAAAGTTCAGGGTCTTTCCCGACAAAGGATCGTCAAGAATATGAGGTCTTTCCCTGACGATGAAATCATCACGATTACCTTTCCTAATGATGCGTCACAGAAAATAACACCTTTCTTGACGACAATTCCAATAGTTGTCAGGAAAACCTTTTGCCGACGGCGTATAGGTGACTAATCTTCTCTGACGACATTGGTGTCACGAAAACTTTTCCTGACAAAATACGTATATTTTCCTGACAAATATTGTTGTCActagaaatctttttttttgtagtgaCTATTCTTATCCCAATTACCGAATGAAAAAGAGAGACAATTTTTTAGACTTTAATTGTTACTCTAAAAGATGCTTCAATAACGATGATAGTTCTTTGAAAAGCCTTGGGAATCAACGATGATGTTTAATCCCAACGAGTCCGAAGTTGGTGCTGCTACTGCACTACCCCACATTTCGTACATTATTGGGAggattacttcttttttttcaaacacGATAAATTCTATTCTATACACTCTATTCTAAACAAAAGGAAGACACAAAGGGGTCAAGAAAGAATCCGAAAGAAACTAAACTAGCACCGTTGAAGAGTAATATATAGTTGTGGGAATAAGGTCGAATATATAGTTGTGGGAACAAGGTCGAGTATCCATGGTACGAGATGGAGAGTGGAGCATGGCACCATGTCAATCCCCATATTtattaaatgaaaataaataaattagtaGTACATTTGTTTTTTTTCATATTATGTTGGGTTAACCTATTGTTAGTGGTAATAACAATATTAGTTTTTCTTAATAACTTTGTATTTCCACGCTTATTGCCTATTATGTTAGAATAATTGTAGCTTCTACTTGACGAGCACGGGACTTCTAACAAATATTCAGTTATTCACCCCAACACAAGCTACGTTCCTATACTTGACGTATTTTCCTTAGTTTGGAAATGCAATAGATATCACAATCATATGTTTGTTCCAGCGAAAGAATCAAACAAGTGCTCAAGTAGAAGTATACATCCTAAAGCTACCGGAAGTACAGAAATCAGTAGTAATTCTTGAAATGCAAGGaacactactactactactactacttccAAGCTGCTGGAAATAAACATATAGTATCACCAAAGTTACTCTTTGATTATTACAACCAAAAACAACAATGatgaacttaaaaaaaaaatattttttccctTGCGGCCCGCTATTATGATTCAAGTTTCATGTTGGATATTTCTCCACATCTTCATTTACTGATTGGTCATGTACAACTAGGCTCTAGTCTTTACAAAAACGACATAAGACGTACCATAAAATCTAGTACAGGTTGGCCATTTCGCAGAAGAAGTTGCAATCCGTCGAATAAGTTTGACTCTCCCCAGTTGGATCTTTTTCGGGAATGTTATTAGTCTCTTAATGAACGTGGCTCCTACCAAACATTTGTGATTTGACTTGGGGCCACCGATGATTGCGTTATTAAAATCTCACACATTAGTACTGATTACTCCTATTGTACTACACTACTACCACTGCTGCTACTTTCCACAGAATTGAAATGTGGGCTCAGCAGCAACCCTCGTTGACCGCTATAGCTTGCTGTCCATTTACTATGACGTGAATGAATTAAATAATCCACGAGCAATGCTAGACTTTACGGAAAGATTTTGTATTATTTGCTTTGCGGGAATGACATGGGCCCAGATTGTTCTGTTCGTGCGGCAGAAATAGATCCGAGCCCAGCCATGTTTCATTCTGTGAGTGATTTACGAAATTTCGCTTCTAACGGGCCAAGAGCATCCATTGTAACCGGATGATATGTTCATCATCCAATAATATTATGCTattattttttgagtaaattttatatacactgtcacTGTATACATTATTATAATTGAATAGATGACATATAAACAAATTTTACACATGCATCATATATCTaatgatgatagtgtatacagtgacagtgtatataagattaatctttttttttttcatcataatatttgaaatttatttttttgtgttgCAGTTATGGCCAAAGCAAAGATGATATAACATGGTAATTAACTAGTTGTTTTACTGTTTATTGGGACATGCGGATCGTAAAACAGTAGTTGTAGTAGTACAATTTTACCTTTTCATGTGCTCTGCATGAGTTTGTGCTGTGAAACGATTTTACCTTAATCAcattatccttttttttttttttagttaatgACAATAATGTTCCTTATTTTTACAATAACACGATGAAATCGGAGGACCAAAGGCAACCTATATGAGGTTTCATAAATTGCGTCTTTGGCTAGAGAGTTAGGGAATTTCAAAAGATTTAATACCAGGTGCGCCTGCAGTTTAAAGAAGAGGAGGACAACAAGAAGAAACAAACAAGAGGACCAGGTTTTAGTCCGCAAAATGGGCAAGAATATCTAAGGCTTAGACCCATGTACGGAAGCTCATAGGGGCCCAAATGGCCCCAGCCCATGTTCACGTGGTGTTTGACCGTGCAAGCTCAATTTATCTTTCTAAGTCCACGAAATTTACCAAAAACGATAAATATCTGGCAAGTATATATACGTTAGTAGGAGAAGCACACTCTATGGGTATGCAACCTAAGAAAAATGAAGTTGTTtttattaaaatcaatagaatttttttttttgcaaaaaaaaaaaaagaagttaagattttttttgacaaataaataaaaaacaaaatgaagtTATTGGGCGTGAAAGTTATTAGAAGTTAACTAAATTAAGTAGTTATCCTTAGTAaatctttactttttttttatagaagtaaaattcaaaaattacacaaaaTTTTAACACCAAAACCGCTCCTCATGCTTtatatataaaagaaatatatatatatattttatattattacCTTTGGCTAGGAGATAAATATCTGGCAAGTATATGTACATAACATGATACATATTTTGTCCCCAAAACCTAGTTATAGGACATTAACCGAGTCATTGTGAGGTCTAACTCTCAAGTCCTCTCCTCTCCTTTCTCTTTGTAAGGTTTAGAGCATCCTTTGaccccaaacaaaaaaaagcaTCTTTTTAACAACAGCTGCTattgaattgcattttttcAGAAAGTTTTAATTAAACTAGTACTATAGCAATTGGTTTAAAAGAGTGAAGTGTGTATGTATGCTGTATAATAAAATGATACAGTACATGGTAATGTATTAAAAGAGTTATTTGAAAAAGAAGCAATCAAAACAAAGTTGTCAGATTAGATTTTTTTAATGAGCACTGATCAGAGTCGTGTATCTGGGTCTTAAAAGCAAGGACTTTCATCATGATCAATCTGCTCGTTTTCGAAATTTGAAAATGCAATGCACGCTGCAATAATATGTTATTTGGTCAGCCTAATTATGTCATGGGAACCATGAAAATGAAAACTTTTTGACTTCGTTGTCGATGAGATGATTTGTTTAAGATGCCTAAAGGAAAtcaaaaaaatggagaaaatgcGGCAGAACCCAGACCACGTTATGCCTCCAAAATCAAGCAAGACGGAAGCAATGACAGAAAAGCGAAGGAACAAATTCTTGTTCTTCAGGTAGATATTGgaaaagtcaagaaattccTGTTATTTGCTCTATTTGCCAAAAACAAGATCTACATTATGAAACACATGCATCTTCCTCTTCAAAATTAAACCATATCTCATACTCATACAGGCTGCAAGTTCATCTAACAGGAGGGTTAGGGTTATGAAGGGAGGTTTCATAAAATTCTTAATCCATATCTCATGCTCATACATGTCGTCATTCAAGAACGAATGTATAAACTTCAGCTCCCATCTGTCAAACATCGATCGAAGGGAAGGGATATTCCATACTCGAAAGTTTTTGAATATTCTTGACAGCTGAAGGGATCATGAGATTCCAGGAAACTGGATATAAGCAACTCGATCAGCGTAGGGATGATTTGGAGAGACGCAGAGGATATGGTACtatcatggttcaaagtcgcggttGCGGTCGCTGTCGCGATCGCGGCCTGGACCGTTCCACATCGGTCACGGTCTCGGCGAGAAGCGAATAtgataacaaaaataattaaaaaattagtaaaaataataaaaattcgagttGACTCGAGATGACTCGGTGTGACTCGGCCGTTTCAACCCTTCACGGTTACGTCTCGAGGAGTCACGTATCTTGGTATTGTTTCGTTGCGGTCTCGTCTCGGACTAGGCCGAGTCTCGGCCGAGTCTTCGAACCATGGGTACTACTTCACAGTCCACACTAGTGGTTCCAAGTTTCAGGGGAACCCAACTCAACTCAACTCGTGATTAATGGTTTAATGAGTTAGCCCACATATCATTGTTCAAAAGAAAGTAATGTAAAGTAGCAAAGTTAGGGAGATGTTATTGTGATTTCTGGACTTTCAAACACTCATCAATTATTACCTATTAAGATCATCCTATCTGCTCAACTTCTcgcccccaaaaaaaaaaaaaaaggaagaaaagattcGTGCGGTAATTTACAATCTCGTGCTTTAGAGAGCTGTTTGAATTATGGTTATATTTAATCATACTAATATTTATGGTGCAACCAAAAGTTGACACTAAGCCACATCATTAATTCTATTTCTCGataggtttaaaaaaaaaagttccataTAACTCAAATTTCTACGCTAATTTCCATTTTCTGGAGTCAAGACAAAAGGGTTATCTTCCTCTAATCCCCTTCCCCGACAAACTCATTTGCTTTTCCTTAGAAGAAGGTTAAAattgttgcttttttttttttaaaaaaaaaacttttcagGGTAGAATGAATCCTGAAGATTAAGCGGTCTTAATACACCGATAAAAGAACCACTTAGACATCTATAGTACAATAGCTTTATTGCCAGGGTATTATCTTCCCCTTTGTGCGGGCGAGGTTCAGCGAGCCGAGCCGGGTTCAAAGGCTTGCTGAATTCACCTACAAAACAAGAAGTGATTGGGACTAATAAATCTCCCGATTCCACTCCAATGCTTAACTCAGAGCTTGTTGGAAATTATAGTGACTTGGGTTGGATTGCAAACCTTTTAGATGAATAAGGTGCTATTATTTAtattagaagaaataagtaGGAAAATGATGAGATCTATCAGTAGTTTTTTGATGTCTTAGGACAAGATACGGCGATAATATCCGGCATAGGACTAAATTATAGGATAGTTAATTACCTTATCAATCACCAGTCATGTCGTAGTAACGTCCCTGGACTTTTGGTACATCAGGTGCGTGATCATGCCAGGAGGACTTCTTTTGAGAGGTTTGATTTGATCCACAAGGCTGGGCTAATGGAGGTGTTTCTCCACACCGTGGTGCCCAAGGTGCCTACGCCCTTCACATGTTTTCTAGAATTTCTCAGTAGAATTAATTCATCCTCTTAGAAATATCTTTCGGGTTTACTTCAGCACAACATCGAAATTTAATTTCATATGGATTTGTGAACGAAAGTAACGAAACATAGACCTAGTTAGGCAttctatttgattttgatttgtaTATGCCATCAACAGTTAGTTTCAATAGTtttgggggtttttttttttttggagggttTCAAATGGCATTTAAAAGGCATATTTGTCTCCTTTCTCACTTTGATAATACCACACTTCATACATACCTTTTCTAGTAGGAAGTCAGATCACGATCGTGGATCAATAACACAGCCATTTGGCAAGAAACAATTGTTAGTACTTTAAACCACCTTCAACAAAACATATACAAACAATGAACACATTACATCTGCGTAACTATTCAATCCTACTCTCGAAAAGACGATAATTCTCATCCCTGCAAAAAAAGTTTACGCATGCCATCACTCTCGCATTTACACAGGAAACAGACGACTAATGACGACCACACACCATCTCACTACatcttgcttttattttttccttcttttctacAGAAAAGCAATACAACTAGACTCAATCTTTTTCATGTAAAGTAATATCAAATTTAAAAGGCTTTATATTCAACTTTTACTCTTGGATTTCAGATGAATTAATAGCACGAAAAAGTAATTGTCAAGTCCAAATAAAGAAAGTAAGAAAAAGTTGATGAGTTCTTGATCTAGTAGTTAAAGTTGAGATTTCAGAATTTGAAGATTCTCGAATTTCCTCatcttttttcactttttaaattCTACTCCTTCTctactttcaaaaaaaaaaaagaggaaaagaaaggaaaggaagaaagaaataaattttgatACTTTTTAAAGCAAGCTATTATCTATTTCGGGTCTaacattctttttctttttctttttctttttttttttgagaaattggGTCTATCTTTCTAATGTTAAAACTTCATCAATGATACCTATGAGGCTATGAACGGAcaagaagaaaataaattaatgTGACTGGACATttccctccaaaaaaaaaaaaagtaaacagTGACTGGACATTTTGTTCCAATTGTCTTACTCTATCCCCAGTTGTAATTGTGGATCCCGACCAAGAGCAAATGAAGGTGGCCAACATCAATCCCGTGCAGTATCAATCATCCTAATCTTAATCACATTTTATTTACCCACAGTTCTTCCTGTCTGCGCACTAAGATTGTGATCCTATGTGACAAAGGCTACGTTGCACCAAGATCAAATGGGATATATAGCAGAtgggagtgtttggatagcagATTTCTCCAATtaatatttcgcttgtatcataaacacatttttcaacacacatttttatattcccaatcatctttttatctcacatatatcatatcacaaaaaagtgctacagtaattattccaaataatatttcaaataacactcTATCCGATTCTTTTCACAACAACCAGCCCAGTCAATTTTAGATTTCAACaatattattgttttgattgctaaatttttttttggcttttcatGATTATTCTTCTTACACAtctttcaattacttttttttttattttatgtataccatattctaaaaatttccgtgattaaagctctctatTTTTCGATATTCACTTAATTGCTTACTCATTttttattgataaaaaaatCAATTATGTATTCAAAATCCAAAACCACCAGTAATCCATTATTTTTTCCGGGGAGGTTACCCCTCATCCTACGGTGGATTTTCATCATTTATGCTGAATGGCATTTAAGAAGAAGATAAATCAGTACAGGTAAACGACGACAAGTGAAAGGAAAATGAGTATATTCGTTTGATAATTTACAAAGAAGTATAACAATCAGTGTTTAGTAGAGCTGTAAACGAGCCAAATCGAACCGAGTATCTCATGTTTGAGCTCTGTTCGATAAGCGATTCGAACAACGTTCGTGTTCGTTCGTtaattttcgaactccaaacctgTGTTCGTGTTCGACTCGTTAAGCAAAATTCATGTTCGAATTCGAGTTCGTGTTAGGCTTGTTTAACATAAACAAGCCGTTCGCGAACATGTTCGAAATGctcgaatccaaattattttaagTCTTAAATATGCCATACAAATCATTAATTATTCTAAAATAATTAAAGCACTAAGTGACTAAATTttattattcattaactatataactaatattaacataaaaataacaaataaaaccctccaaatataaaagtccagctataaaattaaccctaaaatttgtcaaatgataattatgtccatgttcgcgaacgttcgttaaaactcgcgaacatgCTCGTGTTCGCTCGATTATTAATCGAACAAAAACATTCGTTCGAACTCGGTTCGTTTAAGATTTCGAACGAGTCTTTCACGAACACGAACGTGTCGAAACGAACCGAGCTATCAAACAGTTCGATTCGTTTAACAGCTCTAGTGTTTAGTGAATCTAGAAGGGGCCTAGGCGCTGAAAAAGAAACTTCTTCATTCTGATAGACAAGCAAGAGCGGATTGATATTAAGGACCTCTCTTCAGAAAGGGTGCAAGTAATTTGAGCAAAGCTAAATTCATGTAATCTAATCATGTTATCCTTAACTTTTAACCAGATTGAAATTTGCACTCTCGTTTGATTAATTAGTTTGTCAAATCGAGCTGAAACAAACTTGTGTCCATTGAGcctcaagttcaagtatcttCAGTTGCTTTTCTGCATAATTATCTGACTTTAATACTCATCAGGCCGATGTC encodes:
- the LOC113750426 gene encoding katanin p80 WD40 repeat-containing subunit B1 homolog isoform X1, whose translation is MDRHQNISLEMLLKLVRVFGSVIYSSISAPSSVGVDIEAEQRLERCNTCFVELEKVKRCLPVLCRRGGSIAKSAHELNLALQEV
- the LOC113750426 gene encoding katanin p80 WD40 repeat-containing subunit B1 homolog isoform X2, which produces MDRHQNISLEMLLKLVRVFGSVIYSSISAPSSVGVDIEAEQRLERCNTCFVELEKVKRCLPVLCRGGSIAKSAHELNLALQEV